In a single window of the Papaver somniferum cultivar HN1 chromosome 8, ASM357369v1, whole genome shotgun sequence genome:
- the LOC113302294 gene encoding uncharacterized protein LOC113302294 yields the protein MMQNLHRTLSRLSILPTTTRSLLETPSKDVLITSNNNLKSLFIPLSWRKFSTSDKGNENDPWAKPWGNTGSSTAPVGSNNDWDSASSWSTGITKEHLDGEAIGHQSTAETGSAKPKPSVSSPSLSNVAEADSYDEIADLLGKERRKSEEFVRGWGERMKETTQLLKQVMEPGVRGSYLKDSEKAEMYKLHKMNPEVYTVEKLAKDYRVMRQRVHAILWLKEDEEEQEKKLGKPLDDSVEKLLDSFPEFFNSHCREFHVAKLPYKPNFKVMPEGWEGTAREPDEVHYEISMKEDEMLYEEFVQRMNFNKKKIAGEVKCHKYSRRRSDDGWRFTIEKLGPQGKRGGGGGWKFVSEPNGSSRALNEMEKMYVQRETVKRRRKRHY from the exons ATGATGCAAAATCTTCATCGAACACTCTCTCGACTCTCGATCTTACCAACCACTACTAGATCGTTACTCGAAACCCCATCAAAAGATGTACTAATCACTTCAAATAACAACCTTAAATCCCTTTTCATTCCACTTTCATGGCGAAAATTTTCAACAAGTGACAAAGGAAATGAAAATGATCCTTGGGCAAAACCATGGGGCAATACCGGATCTTCAACTGCTCCAGTTGGTAGTAACAATGATTGGGATTCTGCTTCATCATGGTCGACTGGAATAACTAAAGAGCATCTTGATGGAGAAGCTATAGGTCATCAATCTACTGCTGAAACGGGTTCTGCGAAACCAAAACCCTCGGTTTCTTCTCCGTCATTGTCGAATGTGGCAGAGGCAGATTCATATGATGAAATTGCAGACCTTCTTGGGAAGGAGAGACGTAAAAGTGAGGAATTTGTTAGAGGGTGGGGAGAGAGAATGAAAGAAACGACTCAATTGTTGAAACAAGTTATGGAACCAGGTGTTAGGGGTTCTTATCTGAAAGATTCAGAGAAAGCTGAAATGTATAAATTGCATAAGATGAATCCTGAAGTTTATACTGTTGAGAAATTAGCGAAAGATTATCGAGTAATGCGACAAAGGGTTCATGCTATATTGTGGTTAAAGGAAGATGAGGAGGAACAAGAGAAGAAGCTTGGGAAGCCCTTGGATGATTCTGTTGAGAAGTTGCTTGATTCTTTTCCTGA GTTTTTCAATTCCCACTGTCGAGAATTCCATGTGGCCAAGCTACCATACAAACCCAATTTCAAGGTCATGCCTGAGGGTTGGGAGGGAACAGCTAGAGAGCCTGACGAAGTGCACTATGAAATATCGATGAAGGAAGATGAAATGCTGTATGAAGAATTTGTTCAAAGGATGAACTTTAACAAGAAAAAG ATTGCTGGAGAAGTGAAATGCCACAAATATAGTAGGAGGCGCTCTGATGATGGATGGAGATTCACTATTGAAAAACTTGGACCACAGGGAAAacgtggaggtggtggtggatggAAATTTGTTAGTGAGCCTAATGGGTCTAGCCGAGCCCTAAATGAAATGGAAAAGATGTACGTGCAGAGAGAAACAGTCAAACGTCGTCGTAAAAGGCACTATTGA